In Spirochaetota bacterium, a single window of DNA contains:
- a CDS encoding delta-60 repeat domain-containing protein has product MKIMNFAKIILIFGIVSCSDAFNDDAIHQPFLNNNDINCILSGLPDVNFGIGGITLTDFNGGDDQGHDIAIQEDGKVIAVGSSINNKNKYYRIAIARYNLDGSIDTSFGNRGKIIEDFNNLYGSRAFSVAVQNDGKIVVVGRIETYTEFANNVLLPYSSNMIVLRYNPDGTRDTTFGNNGIVINNTFNLQKPFELANKVAIQPDGKIIVAGCSQNKENDGKLRFVVLRYCSNGLLDSSFGTGGYVIVNPPSSGEETIAHDIALKIDNDTKSVKKIVIAGGVYYSSIVPNPSRSLAICLTENGSFDDSFGNSGVKIDSNILEAKCVAIQSDNKILLSGTPNEYNRFTVIRYNENGTSDSTFGTNGKAEFTFESTIFICRTTKIYALTDGNIFMVGYYASGLALLKLTSKGDLDLSFGSYGSTFSNLNHHSTQISRSVISVINNNTLITIIGYQRVGEYRDFILARFWL; this is encoded by the coding sequence ATGAAAATTATGAATTTTGCTAAAATCATATTAATTTTTGGAATTGTAAGCTGCTCTGATGCATTTAACGATGATGCTATACATCAGCCATTCCTTAATAATAATGACATCAACTGCATCTTATCAGGTTTGCCAGACGTTAACTTTGGAATAGGCGGTATTACTTTGACAGATTTTAATGGTGGGGATGATCAGGGGCATGATATTGCTATACAAGAGGATGGTAAAGTAATTGCCGTAGGTTCATCAATTAACAATAAAAACAAATACTATCGCATAGCTATAGCACGATATAATTTGGATGGAAGTATAGATACAAGTTTTGGGAATCGTGGAAAAATTATCGAAGATTTCAATAACCTATACGGTAGCAGAGCTTTTTCAGTTGCTGTACAAAATGATGGTAAAATAGTTGTAGTTGGCCGTATTGAAACATATACAGAATTTGCAAACAATGTTCTTTTACCCTACTCAAGTAACATGATTGTATTACGGTACAACCCTGATGGTACTCGCGATACAACTTTTGGCAATAATGGTATTGTAATAAATAATACATTTAATTTGCAAAAACCATTTGAATTGGCTAATAAAGTAGCTATTCAACCTGATGGCAAAATTATTGTAGCAGGTTGTAGCCAAAACAAAGAAAATGATGGCAAATTGCGGTTTGTAGTTTTACGATACTGTAGTAATGGATTGCTAGATTCTAGTTTTGGAACAGGTGGTTATGTTATAGTAAATCCCCCTTCTTCTGGGGAGGAAACAATTGCTCATGATATAGCACTTAAAATAGATAACGATACTAAATCAGTAAAAAAAATAGTGATTGCAGGAGGGGTTTATTATTCTTCTATAGTGCCAAATCCTTCACGGTCCTTGGCTATCTGCTTAACAGAAAATGGCTCTTTTGATGATTCATTTGGAAATTCGGGAGTTAAAATCGATTCAAACATCCTAGAAGCAAAATGCGTTGCTATTCAATCAGATAATAAAATCCTTCTATCGGGAACCCCAAATGAATATAATCGTTTTACTGTAATACGATACAATGAAAACGGAACATCAGATTCTACTTTTGGCACAAATGGCAAAGCCGAGTTTACTTTTGAAAGTACAATCTTTATTTGCCGAACAACAAAGATATATGCTTTAACTGATGGCAATATTTTTATGGTAGGATATTATGCAAGTGGATTGGCATTACTTAAACTAACTTCTAAGGGAGATTTAGATTTGAGCTTTGGTAGTTATGGATCAACATTTTCAAATCTTAATCACCACTCTACACAAATTTCACGATCAGTTATTTCGGTTATAAATAACAATACTTTAATAACTATAATTGGATATCAACGAGTAGGTGAATATAGGGATTTTATTTTAGCACGATTTTGGCTGTGA